The following nucleotide sequence is from Salvia splendens isolate huo1 chromosome 2, SspV2, whole genome shotgun sequence.
gtatgtagatgacatgctcATAGCTAGCCCTGATATCAAGGAAGTAGACTGCATAAAGAGGCAACTCAGCTCAgtgtttgagatgaaggatcttggttGTGCCAAAAGAATCCTTGGCATTGACATTGTCAGGGATAGGAAGTCTAAGAGGCTGTGGCTGATGCAAGGAGATTAACTTGGGAGGATGTTGAAGAAGTATCAGATGCATGAGTCGAAAGGTGTCTCAACTCCTCTGagccagcagttcaagctctcTGGAAACCAAGCACCTAAGGATGATCAAGAGAAGAAGCAAATGGACATGATCCCATACTCAAACATTGTGGGCAGCCTCATGTACACTATGGTGTGTACTAGGCCGGACATAGCTCAAGCAATGAGTGTAGTTAGCAGGTATATGAGCAATCCGGGCAGAAGCCACTGGCAGGCTGTGAAATGGCTGATGAGATATGCTAAACAATCTCAGGGCATTGGCATTGTGTATGGAGGAGTGGATGATGTGGGATCCGAGCCCTTGGTGGGATTTTGTGACTCAGATTATGCTGCTAATCTGGATAATAGAAACTCACAATCCGGTTATATCTTCACTCTATTTGGTTCAGCCATCTCTTGGAAGTCTGGATTGCAGTCAGTGGTGGCCCTCTCCACCACAGAGGCCGAGTACATTTCACTCACAGAAGCAGTTAAGGAGTGTAAATGGCTAAAGGGGATCCTTGAGGATTTCGGTGTGAAGCAGAAGGCTGTGGAGATCAACTGTGACAGCAGTGGTGCTTTGTGCCTTGCAAAGCATCAAGTATTCCATGAAAGAAGCAAGCACATTGACGTGCGTATGCATTTTGTCAGAGACGAAGTTGACAAGGGAGAAGTTAAAGTGGTGAAGATCAGCACAGACCACAACCCAGCCGACATGCTCACAAAACCATTACCAACTGCCAAGTTCAACTATTGTCAGGAGTTGGTAAATATGGTTGAgaaatgaatgcaaggaaagGTTGACAGCAAAGTGTTTCTATGCTTCAcattcaaggtggagatttgtagtgtgtgaatgtGATGGCATAAGAGAAtaagagaagaggtggagttgtgACTGCATGCGAAGTGAAGTTCAACTCAAAAATGTGGATAgtcagctcggaaggagtccggcagctcggaaggagtccggcagctcggaaggagtccggcagctcggaaggagtccggcagctcggaaggagtccggtTATCCACgtcagctcggaaggagtccgtTTGAAGTAAGGATCAGGAGTAACAGCACGAGTTTGTTACTAGAGAATCCAACCTCTCTATGATTCTGTTGTAACCATTCACATATAAAAGCAGTCGacgcacacacacatacaagtGAGTTAGCTCaatcatttttctcattcttgTTGTATTCATCAAGAGCTTCTTGCGGTTTTGCTCATTGAATAATCAAGAGATAGCAGATAGATTGAGAGATTGTAATCTTGAGAGTGGAGTGAATAAAGATCCATTTTGTtgtccgtggacgtagatcatctttgatcgaaccacgtaaatccttGGTGTGTTTTAGTTCATCGCGTTATTGTTGTGTTTGTCGAGCTTCAAACcgtaacatatatatatatatatataaaaaagataATTCCCAGATATTCACACTATTGGAGATGGCCAAACAaaaactatatatatgtatCTCTTGCCTTAACAATACAAAGCAAGATGAACTATGACTCAAGTGAACAACTTTCAAACTGCAATGAAATAAAAAGCACTGTAAATCTAACAAAaccataaagaaaaagaaggaacgTCTATTCTAAACGACTTGGTGGGATAAATCTTGGTATAACTAAATGAATATAGTAGTTTCCTTTCCGCAACTGCAAATCAAACAAACCAAAGACTGCAATCTTGCATACATTTAACCTTGTTTGTGTGGACTACAAATGAAAGCAGTGAGTAGTTGAGCTAAGAAGTGGGAACGATGGTGCCAACGTAGCCAAATCCAACGATGGTGAAAGTGATGACTTGAAGAAACAGATATATGAAGTAGTTGTTCTTCCCGTAGAGGAAATCATAGCAACCACACACGAACAGAAACACTGCGAATCCCAGCTCGTGCACTTGTACTCTGTCTCCCAACAGCTTCCTCAGAGATATCTTGCTCAAACCACTCTTCTTACCTTTGTTGTTGAGCTTATCTCCGAGTTTCTCTGTCACCACCCACTCGTTCACTCTCTTCGCCTCAAAAAGCCCGATCAATGCTGCCTTGGTCCGGTGGAAGGACATCACGTTCTCAAACAGCACCCAATAGAACAGCAGATGGAACGACCTTGGAGTTCCCACCGAGTTGAGGGCAGTGATGATGCAAGGGAGGTAAATGGCTCCCCATTTCGGGACGTATACTTCAGGTACCAAAATGGAGAGAGGCAAAACCACACAGTAGAAGAAGAATGTGAAGAAGTGAGCAATGATCTTCCTCACGAAGAAGAAGCTGTAGATCACGTAGAATTTCTTGTACAACGTTACTTTCTGCCATCCAAAAGTATATTCACAAATTAATTTCACATTACATTATGATCATTAGCAAAGTAATTAATAAGGAATGAACCTTGTTTGTTGCTATTCCCATCATCATTTTCCTAAACAGATTAGCCGGTCCACAAGACCACCTGTGCTGCTGGAACCTGAAGGCCTTAAAAGTACTCGGAAGTTCGCTATATACCTACAACAACAACAACGGTAACAGACATGAGTTTCCTTTCTCTTCTTGTTATGTTATAGTATAAATTTTCAAAACAGAGTTATACTCTAATAAATTTAGGACACGATAATTAGACCTGGAGATCACCAAGGTAAAGAAATTTCCAGCCTTTGAGACCAGCACGGACAGCAAGATCCATGTCTTCCACTGTTGTTCTGTCGTTCCATCCTCCGGCCTCGTTGATTGCTGCAATCCTCCATATTCCACCAGTTCCTATAACATAGTATTTCAATTTCATCATAGAGATTAATATTTGatgaaatgataattttgataaAAAGAAAAGCTTGCGTGGGTTATTACCATTGAAGCCAAAAAATGCATGAGTGGCCGAACCTACTTCTTGCTCAACTGTGAAATGATAATCTAATGACATTTCTTGCATTCTTGTCAGCAAGCACTCATTTGAATTCACTGCAAGTAGCCGAATATACACCTTTATGTTACTTATTCCATCAACAATTTGTAACACTAATTAGATTCATCATCGTTTTAAATCGAGATCCTCACGTGTATTCAATATACGTAGCATTATATGTTCATGTGAAATAAATAATGACAGAAAATTTGTGCAAAGCAACCAAAACAACGAAGAAGCATTTTGATTGGGTCCAATCCATCAACCATTTGTTACTTTTCTGGCAACACGTGACAAGAAATTTGCTACTACGTCACAAAGTCAGAACCTGGAATTACCACCTTGAGTTTTTTAACTTGAAAACTTTTATAccaaaatttatattataaccGTCGGTGGGAAGTTGAGACtgttatcataattaaatggtTATACTACACACATAGAAAATGACACGTCTACCCTTGATGGTGTTGAAAAGGTATCGGCAGCTGACTGTCAGCTCCGCAGATAAAGACAAACTTACCCCCATATCTAGCGCTTCCATGCCGTTTAATCCGGGATTTACGAATAGTTCTCGTCATTCAGTTATTTGAGTGGCGAAagattttatcaaattttgcattacatatattttttaataaataaaacttaGTTGATTTAAGAAATTATAAGGCCAACTTAATATAGTGGTTGTTTTGCTAGCAAGTCAAAAAAGATAATTAGGAGGATGGCAAAGTAATAGTCCATAATCTAGATTTAATGGGCCCCCTAAATGCCCCGCAAACCATGCAGCAAATCTCTCCAATAACTAAATGCAAACTATCTGCGTATTTACGCTTATACCCCCACCTTCAAAATTAGGTAATTAATCAGTAAAGAGAAATATGAAGACAACAACCGACACTTTCGTATGTAGCGAAATTATGAATTGTGTTAACTAAATTTAGTCAAactcaaacatttaaaaaagTTTATTAGTAAGGTAAGAAAAAACAATTGAGGCTTACCGAATCTCCAGCGGGCTTGTACAAGTGCAATATCGGGATTGTGAATGAGAAAAGGGACCGATCGTCGGAGAAAATCGGGTTCGGGTCGGAAATCGGCGTCGAAGATGACGACATAATCGCATTGCTTGACATAGTCGTGTTTCAATCCTTCCTTGAGCGCCCCAGCCTTGTAGCCTCCTCTTGACT
It contains:
- the LOC121787296 gene encoding glucomannan 4-beta-mannosyltransferase 2-like, coding for MGEISGKSFMPESLPGYSSDIGGQIGMLWELIKAPLIVPLLTICVYICLAMSIMVFMERLYMGVVIVLVKLFWKKPEKRYKWEPMKDDLEEGSSAFPMVLVQIPMFNEKEVYKISIGAASNLSWPADRLVIQVLDDSTDFLIKDMIEKECLRWASKGVNIRYQIRESRGGYKAGALKEGLKHDYVKQCDYVVIFDADFRPEPDFLRRSVPFLIHNPDIALVQARWRFVNSNECLLTRMQEMSLDYHFTVEQEVGSATHAFFGFNGTGGIWRIAAINEAGGWNDRTTVEDMDLAVRAGLKGWKFLYLGDLQVYSELPSTFKAFRFQQHRWSCGPANLFRKMMMGIATNKKVTLYKKFYVIYSFFFVRKIIAHFFTFFFYCVVLPLSILVPEVYVPKWGAIYLPCIITALNSVGTPRSFHLLFYWVLFENVMSFHRTKAALIGLFEAKRVNEWVVTEKLGDKLNNKGKKSGLSKISLRKLLGDRVQVHELGFAVFLFVCGCYDFLYGKNNYFIYLFLQVITFTIVGFGYVGTIVPTS